In Cicer arietinum cultivar CDC Frontier isolate Library 1 chromosome 7, Cicar.CDCFrontier_v2.0, whole genome shotgun sequence, a single window of DNA contains:
- the LOC101514618 gene encoding eukaryotic translation initiation factor 5A-2 produces the protein MSDEEHHFDSQADAGASKTYPQQAGTIRKNGYIVIKSRPCKVVEVSTSKTGKHGHAKCHFVAIDIFNGKKLEDIVPSSHNCDVPHVNRTDYQLIDISEDGFVSLLTDNGSTKDDLKLPTDDALLTQIKEGFAEGKDLVVSVMSAMGEEQICSLKDIGPKN, from the exons ATGTCGGACGAAGAGCATCACTTCGATTCTCAAGCAGATGCCGGAGCTTCCAAAACCTACCCTCAGCAGGCCGGTACCATTCGCAAAAACGGTTACATCGTCATCAAATCCAGGCCTTGCAAG GTTGTTGAAGTTTCTACTTCAAAAACAGGAAAGCATGGACATGCTAAGTGTCACTTTGTTGCAATTGATATTTTCAACGGGAAGAAGCTTGAAGATATCGTTCCTTCATCCCACAATTGTGAT GTTCCACATGTGAATCGTACTGACTATCAGCTGATTGATATCTCTGAAGATGGTTTT GTGAGTCTGTTGACTGATAATGGAAGTACCAAGGATGATCTGAAGCTTCCCACAGATGACGCCCTGCTTACTCAG ATTAAAGAGGGGTTTGCTGAAGGAAAAGATCTTGTCGTTTCTGTCATGTCCGCAATGGGAGAAGAACAGATATGTTCCTTGAAGGACATTGGtcctaaaaattaa